Proteins from a single region of Labedella gwakjiensis:
- a CDS encoding oxidoreductase, which produces MTTWNIRDIPAQGGRTVIVTGGNSGLGRATAAGLAAADAHVVLAVRDTERGREAAASIRGKVDVRELDLADLSSVRRFADEWDGPVDVLVNNAGVMLQPQSTTVDGFELHFGTNHLGHFALTNLLLPHITDRVVTVSSSAHRMGTIDLADLNWRNRPYKGWAVYGQSKLANLLFTLELERRLEADGSRVRSHAAHPGFASTNLAGRSGHAIADRAMGVVTKVVAQSDRMGALPTLFAAVEDLPGASFVGPDGFGEQRGYPTLVGRTAAASDVDMAKRLWAASEQLTGVVYPRPSA; this is translated from the coding sequence ATGACCACGTGGAACATTCGGGATATCCCAGCTCAGGGCGGCAGGACCGTCATCGTGACCGGCGGCAACAGTGGACTCGGACGGGCGACGGCCGCGGGACTGGCTGCGGCCGACGCGCATGTCGTTCTCGCGGTGCGCGACACGGAGCGGGGACGGGAGGCCGCGGCCTCGATCCGCGGAAAGGTCGACGTCCGCGAACTGGACCTGGCCGACCTCTCCTCCGTCCGGCGTTTCGCCGACGAGTGGGATGGACCCGTCGACGTGCTCGTCAACAACGCCGGCGTGATGCTGCAGCCGCAGTCGACGACGGTCGACGGCTTCGAGCTGCACTTCGGCACCAACCACCTCGGACACTTCGCTCTGACGAACCTCCTCCTGCCGCACATCACGGACCGTGTCGTGACGGTGTCCTCGAGCGCACATCGCATGGGGACCATCGACCTCGCCGACCTCAACTGGCGCAATCGGCCGTATAAGGGCTGGGCCGTCTACGGCCAGTCGAAGCTCGCGAACCTCCTCTTCACGCTCGAGCTCGAGCGCCGACTGGAGGCCGACGGCTCGCGGGTGCGCTCGCACGCCGCCCACCCCGGTTTCGCCTCCACGAACCTCGCCGGACGCTCGGGGCACGCGATCGCGGACCGCGCGATGGGGGTCGTGACGAAGGTCGTCGCCCAGTCCGACCGGATGGGGGCGCTCCCCACCCTGTTCGCCGCCGTCGAGGATCTCCCGGGCGCGAGCTTCGTCGGGCCGGACGGCTTCGGCGAGCAGCGCGGGTACCCGACTCTCGTCGGACGCACGGCCGCCGCGAGCGACGTCGACATGGCGAAGCGCCTGTGGGCCGCATCCGAGCAGCTCACGGGGGTCGTGTACCCGCGACCGAGCGCCTGA
- a CDS encoding AMP-binding protein, with protein MITSPYPDETIPDVSVFDFLFADLSEDDAGRTAIVDGTSGAETIFGDLRRGIESLAGALAARAIGTGDVVALHSPNIPAFATVFHGILRSGATATTVNALYTAEEIETQLRDSGAVFLFTVGALAEPALAAAAAVGLSPERVVVLDGRDGHAGLADLLGEGHDAPVVDIDPATHVAVMPYSSGTTGYPKGVRLSHRNLVANVVQTYPLLDVESTDVVLAVLPFFHIYGMTVLLDIALKRRATLVTMPRFDLARFLELIQTHGCTYLFIAPPIAVALAKHPLVAEYDLGTVRAIFSGAAPADAGLMGAVAERVGARVRQGYGMSEASPVTHAGRPDRDDLSLGSIGVPVANTEVRLVDIETGADIDVPTEGISEPGEVWVRGPQVMLGYLGREDATRETVDEEGWLHTGDIGTVGAQGEFYIVDRLKELIKYKGYQVAPAELEALLLTHPDIVDAAVVGAPDADGQEIPKAFVVQREGAALDAATVEAFVAEHVAPHKKVRAVEFIETVPKSASGKILRKDLRG; from the coding sequence GTGATCACCAGTCCATACCCCGACGAGACGATTCCGGATGTGAGCGTCTTCGACTTCCTGTTCGCCGACCTGAGCGAGGACGACGCGGGTCGCACCGCGATCGTCGACGGCACGAGCGGTGCCGAGACGATTTTCGGCGATCTGCGGCGGGGGATCGAGTCGCTCGCCGGTGCGCTCGCGGCTCGCGCCATCGGCACGGGGGACGTCGTCGCGCTCCACAGTCCGAACATCCCGGCCTTCGCGACGGTCTTCCACGGGATCCTGCGCTCGGGCGCGACGGCGACGACCGTGAACGCGCTGTACACGGCGGAGGAGATCGAGACGCAACTGCGCGACTCCGGAGCCGTGTTCCTCTTCACGGTCGGCGCGCTCGCCGAGCCGGCGCTCGCCGCGGCGGCCGCCGTCGGTCTCTCTCCCGAGCGCGTGGTCGTGCTCGACGGACGGGACGGACACGCTGGTCTCGCGGACCTCCTCGGCGAGGGACACGATGCTCCCGTCGTCGACATCGATCCCGCGACCCACGTGGCCGTCATGCCGTACTCGTCGGGGACCACGGGATACCCGAAGGGCGTTCGCCTCAGTCACCGGAACCTCGTGGCGAACGTGGTGCAGACGTACCCGCTGCTCGACGTCGAGTCGACGGACGTCGTCCTCGCCGTCCTGCCGTTCTTCCACATCTACGGCATGACGGTGCTCCTCGACATCGCCCTCAAGCGGCGCGCGACGCTCGTGACCATGCCGCGCTTCGATCTCGCACGCTTCCTCGAACTCATCCAGACCCACGGCTGCACGTACCTCTTCATCGCTCCGCCGATCGCCGTCGCTCTCGCGAAGCACCCCCTCGTCGCGGAGTACGACCTCGGCACCGTTCGGGCGATCTTCTCCGGGGCCGCCCCGGCCGACGCCGGCCTCATGGGCGCCGTCGCCGAACGGGTCGGCGCGCGCGTCCGGCAGGGGTACGGCATGAGCGAGGCGAGTCCCGTCACCCACGCCGGCCGACCCGATCGCGACGATCTCTCCCTCGGCTCCATCGGCGTCCCCGTCGCCAACACCGAGGTGCGGCTCGTCGACATCGAGACCGGTGCAGACATCGACGTGCCGACGGAGGGCATCAGTGAGCCCGGTGAGGTGTGGGTGCGCGGTCCGCAGGTCATGCTCGGGTACCTGGGTCGTGAGGACGCCACACGCGAGACGGTCGACGAGGAGGGCTGGCTCCACACGGGCGACATCGGCACGGTGGGTGCCCAGGGCGAGTTCTACATCGTCGACCGGCTCAAGGAGCTCATCAAGTACAAGGGCTACCAGGTGGCGCCGGCGGAACTCGAGGCCCTGCTCCTCACCCACCCGGACATCGTGGACGCCGCCGTGGTGGGGGCGCCCGACGCGGACGGTCAGGAGATCCCAAAGGCCTTCGTCGTGCAGCGGGAGGGTGCAGCACTCGACGCCGCCACCGTCGAGGCCTTCGTCGCCGAGCACGTCGCGCCCCACAAGAAGGTACGGGCCGTCGAGTTCATCGAGACCGTGCCGAAGTCGGCGTCCGGCAAGATCCTGCGGAAGGACCTCAGGGGCTGA
- a CDS encoding DUF808 domain-containing protein: protein MSVGLLAVVDDILTAALKASAKTAGVVIDDAAVTPQYVQGITPARELPVVWRIALGSIVNKFVIIIPIALLLTAFAPWVLPYLLIVGGGFLCFEGAEKVLEWFGVSHGHEEEEARDEKKLVFGAIRTDLILSTEIMLIALTGLPTDFSIWMTLGALLIIGAGMTALVYGAVALLVKIDDIGLRLMKSPSRGVRRAGVRVVASMPAVFRVISVVGTVAMLWVGGHLLISNLADTFWHGPEDVVHAVTHTIEAAGPVVEWIVDTALSAVFGLAVGLVIVLVVTGIGRLTKRREPAASH from the coding sequence ATGTCGGTCGGTCTGCTCGCTGTCGTCGACGACATCCTGACCGCCGCCCTCAAGGCGAGCGCGAAGACCGCAGGCGTCGTCATCGACGACGCGGCCGTCACCCCGCAGTACGTGCAGGGCATTACGCCGGCGCGCGAGCTGCCCGTCGTGTGGAGGATCGCCCTCGGCAGCATCGTCAACAAGTTCGTCATCATCATCCCGATCGCGCTCCTACTCACCGCGTTCGCTCCGTGGGTGCTGCCGTACCTCCTCATCGTCGGCGGCGGGTTCCTCTGCTTCGAGGGCGCCGAGAAGGTCCTCGAATGGTTCGGCGTCTCCCACGGCCATGAGGAGGAGGAGGCTCGGGACGAGAAGAAGCTCGTGTTCGGCGCCATCCGCACCGACCTGATCCTCAGCACCGAGATCATGCTCATCGCGCTCACCGGCCTCCCCACCGACTTCAGCATCTGGATGACGCTCGGCGCCCTCCTCATCATCGGTGCCGGCATGACGGCGCTCGTCTACGGTGCCGTCGCCCTGCTCGTCAAGATCGACGACATCGGTCTGCGCCTCATGAAGAGCCCGTCGCGCGGCGTGCGTCGCGCGGGCGTGCGCGTCGTCGCATCGATGCCGGCGGTGTTCCGCGTCATCAGCGTCGTGGGAACCGTAGCGATGCTGTGGGTCGGAGGACACCTCCTCATCTCGAACCTCGCCGACACGTTCTGGCACGGACCGGAGGACGTCGTCCACGCCGTCACACACACGATCGAGGCCGCCGGTCCGGTCGTGGAGTGGATCGTCGACACGGCGCTCTCCGCGGTGTTCGGCCTCGCGGTGGGGCTCGTCATCGTGCTCGTCGTGACCGGAATCGGCCGCCTGACGAAGCGGCGGGAGCCCGCCGCCTCGCACTGA
- a CDS encoding threonine/serine ThrE exporter family protein: MGLRTRWRRLAARTTGSTQRLPLGGRSRRPHIAEQSIREVIELAARIGEAMLALGESADDVTDAIARVCRTFGVESHIDLTFTSILVTHDGTDRLAGVSVLRVVGSPTADYGRLSRVLAIERALSATRIGTSVSDPGIGSEERDEVREVLEATHAQLDEALSAPHRVRRWMVTLLLAVLAGAVAVLLGGGPAIVAIAAATTVLIDSASRILSAWGLPVFFRQAAGAAIATTVAVALSAAIPGLPVEFTTLPPALVVASGVVVLLAGGTVVGAANDAINGYPITASGRILEVLLLTVGIVAGIGGVLDLARRLDITLTLDDIPANPAPLYAQVLAAGIASAAWAAASHAGRLTAVVSALAGAGGLAVFATAVAAGASNPAAAAIAATAVGFAASLVSRRTDIPLVAITVCGIVPLLPGLTIYRGMLAVVTGSSETDGGQLLLQAAMTGLSLAAGVTLGEIIARRIRRPAKRRAPGPDPSAPSESAQRSSTDSDDDAPTESVEMHDAPSAADDTDAAIERRSEASG, from the coding sequence ATGGGTTTGCGGACGAGGTGGCGACGGCTCGCTGCGCGTACCACCGGATCGACGCAACGCCTACCGCTCGGCGGGCGCTCACGTCGTCCCCACATCGCCGAACAGTCGATCCGCGAGGTGATCGAGCTGGCCGCGCGGATCGGCGAGGCGATGCTCGCCCTCGGAGAGTCGGCCGACGACGTCACCGACGCGATCGCACGCGTCTGCCGGACGTTCGGCGTCGAGAGCCACATCGACCTCACGTTCACCTCCATCCTCGTGACGCACGACGGCACCGACCGGCTCGCGGGAGTCAGCGTGCTCCGCGTCGTGGGGTCGCCGACGGCCGACTACGGCCGCCTCAGCCGTGTGCTCGCAATCGAGCGGGCCCTGAGTGCGACCCGGATCGGCACGAGTGTGTCCGACCCGGGGATCGGGTCGGAGGAGCGCGACGAGGTCCGAGAGGTCCTCGAAGCCACCCATGCCCAGCTCGACGAGGCGCTGTCGGCACCCCACCGTGTGCGTCGCTGGATGGTCACCCTTCTCCTCGCCGTGCTCGCCGGCGCCGTCGCCGTGCTTCTCGGAGGCGGCCCGGCGATCGTGGCGATCGCCGCGGCGACGACGGTCCTCATCGACTCCGCCAGCCGCATCCTGAGCGCATGGGGGCTGCCGGTCTTCTTCCGGCAGGCGGCGGGGGCCGCGATAGCGACGACCGTCGCCGTCGCTCTGAGCGCGGCGATCCCCGGTCTGCCCGTGGAGTTCACGACCCTTCCCCCTGCCCTCGTCGTGGCGTCGGGCGTCGTGGTGCTCCTCGCCGGCGGCACCGTCGTCGGCGCGGCGAACGACGCCATCAACGGCTACCCCATCACGGCGAGCGGTCGGATCCTCGAGGTCCTCCTTCTCACCGTCGGCATCGTCGCCGGCATCGGAGGCGTGCTCGACCTGGCGCGTCGGCTGGACATCACGCTGACCCTCGACGACATCCCCGCGAACCCCGCGCCCCTCTACGCGCAAGTGCTCGCCGCCGGCATCGCGTCGGCTGCGTGGGCGGCCGCGTCTCATGCCGGTCGCCTCACGGCCGTCGTGAGCGCCCTCGCAGGGGCCGGCGGATTGGCCGTCTTCGCGACCGCCGTCGCGGCGGGCGCGAGCAACCCGGCGGCGGCCGCGATCGCCGCGACGGCCGTCGGATTCGCCGCGAGCCTCGTCTCGCGCCGCACGGACATCCCTCTCGTGGCGATCACGGTGTGCGGCATCGTGCCGCTGCTCCCCGGCCTCACCATCTACCGCGGGATGCTCGCGGTCGTGACCGGCAGCTCCGAGACCGACGGCGGACAGCTGCTCCTCCAGGCAGCGATGACGGGGCTGAGTCTCGCCGCGGGCGTCACCCTCGGAGAGATCATCGCCCGCCGCATCCGTCGGCCCGCGAAGCGCCGGGCCCCGGGACCCGACCCCTCGGCTCCGTCGGAGTCCGCTCAGAGGTCCTCGACCGACTCGGATGACGATGCGCCGACCGAGTCGGTCGAGATGCACGATGCCCCGAGCGCCGCCGACGATACCGATGCCGCTATCGAGCGGCGCTCGGAGGCGAGCGGGTAG
- a CDS encoding twin-arginine translocase TatA/TatE family subunit encodes MFGLTAEKLIVVALVAALIIGPHRLPAYAEKLASTIRAIRLFVQSARIAAEREMGTTLDPSEWRSLDPRQYDPRRIIRDALAEDADRREGGGRDDAKRRAELPGDARAESDPSPAIEDPVTPPPADTPSETRRQRRVMTGTSAHPRWILVDIDEEDEAEASAEEQSSDDVRVPVPVPVPVPSSAGVGAV; translated from the coding sequence ATGTTCGGACTCACGGCTGAGAAGCTCATCGTGGTGGCCCTCGTCGCCGCGCTCATCATCGGTCCGCATCGCCTGCCCGCGTACGCGGAGAAACTCGCGAGCACGATCCGTGCGATCCGGCTCTTCGTGCAGTCGGCGCGGATCGCGGCGGAGCGCGAGATGGGCACGACGCTCGACCCGTCGGAGTGGCGTTCGCTCGACCCGCGTCAGTACGACCCGCGGCGCATCATCCGCGACGCCCTCGCGGAGGACGCCGATCGACGGGAGGGTGGTGGACGGGATGACGCGAAGCGACGGGCGGAGCTCCCGGGTGACGCCCGCGCCGAGTCCGACCCCTCGCCGGCGATCGAGGATCCGGTGACCCCGCCGCCCGCGGACACTCCGAGCGAGACTCGCCGGCAGCGACGCGTCATGACCGGGACATCCGCGCACCCCCGTTGGATACTCGTCGACATCGACGAGGAGGACGAAGCCGAGGCGTCCGCCGAGGAACAATCGTCGGACGATGTGCGTGTGCCTGTGCCTGTGCCTGTGCCTGTGCCGTCGTCGGCGGGCGTCGGTGCGGTATGA
- the tatC gene encoding twin-arginine translocase subunit TatC — translation MTAIGAPAARMPLSRHLAEARTRLIRSAAALLVGCVAGYLLSGTILEFVRAPIEELAASRNASLNFDSVTGAFDLTIAIAVGAGVVLSSPVWLAELFAFIAPGLTRREKRYTIGFLVSAVPLFLAGCAMGLLVFPHMVLLLTSFASDESSSVLDASSYVGFVVKFVVATGTAFVLPVFIVLLNLIGLLPARTIVRSWRVWIIAIVLFSALVTPAADVMSMFLIAVPMSALFVAAGAVVVVHDRLAARRAALDPADSHEPVPAL, via the coding sequence ATGACCGCCATCGGAGCGCCGGCCGCGCGGATGCCCCTCTCCCGGCATCTCGCTGAGGCGCGAACGCGCCTCATCCGCTCGGCCGCCGCTCTGCTCGTCGGCTGTGTCGCCGGCTACCTCCTCTCCGGCACCATCCTGGAGTTCGTCCGCGCACCGATCGAGGAGCTTGCGGCCTCCCGCAACGCGAGCCTCAACTTCGACAGCGTCACCGGCGCCTTCGATCTGACGATCGCGATCGCCGTCGGCGCCGGAGTCGTCCTCTCGAGTCCCGTCTGGCTCGCCGAGCTCTTCGCGTTCATCGCGCCGGGGCTGACGCGACGGGAGAAGAGATACACGATCGGCTTCCTCGTGAGCGCCGTCCCTCTGTTCCTCGCGGGATGCGCCATGGGGCTGCTCGTCTTCCCGCACATGGTTCTGCTCCTCACGAGCTTCGCCTCCGACGAGAGCAGCAGCGTGCTGGACGCATCGTCCTACGTCGGCTTCGTCGTCAAGTTCGTGGTCGCGACCGGAACCGCTTTCGTCCTGCCCGTCTTCATCGTGCTCCTCAACCTCATCGGCCTGCTGCCGGCCCGCACGATCGTGCGGAGTTGGCGGGTGTGGATCATCGCGATCGTCCTCTTCAGCGCGCTCGTCACGCCGGCGGCGGACGTGATGTCGATGTTCCTCATCGCCGTGCCCATGTCGGCGCTCTTCGTCGCCGCCGGCGCCGTCGTGGTCGTCCACGACCGTCTGGCCGCGCGACGCGCGGCTCTCGACCCGGCCGACTCCCACGAACCCGTTCCCGCGCTCTAG
- the tatA gene encoding twin-arginine translocase TatA/TatE family subunit, which translates to MLQNLTGWHALIILAIVLLVFGAAKLPSLARSVGQSVRILKAETSETTPDRADSRETSARTATADDASVSTSVDARTPEHTRP; encoded by the coding sequence ATGCTTCAGAACCTCACCGGATGGCACGCCCTCATCATCCTCGCCATCGTGCTCCTCGTCTTCGGAGCGGCCAAGCTCCCGTCTCTCGCCCGCAGCGTGGGCCAATCCGTGCGCATCCTCAAGGCGGAGACGTCGGAGACGACGCCCGACCGCGCGGACTCGCGTGAGACGAGTGCGCGGACGGCCACCGCCGACGACGCGTCCGTATCCACGTCGGTGGACGCTCGCACTCCAGAGCACACCCGCCCATGA
- a CDS encoding intradiol ring-cleavage dioxygenase, producing MTRIPEPEQTPDGPAYEGRLLDRADEEVVDQGAPFDIRTLISRRGVLTLVGAGVGAVTLAACSSTATGSTTAAATATSSATPTATARPSATATATTAAVDVPAAEIPDETAGPYPGDGSNGADVLEQSGIVRSDIRSSIDGAATAEGVPITLDLTILDMANGDVPFENVAVYVWHCDSQGRYSMYSSGIEDVTYLRGVQVAGSDGVVSFTSIYPACYSGRWPHIHFEVYPDVDSISDASNAIATSQVAMPEDPCSAVYALSAYSGSSSNLAQVSLDSDNVFGDDGGALQIATVTGDTTAGYAVSLTVRVDTSTTPTAGAAPSGGGGGGGN from the coding sequence ATGACACGCATCCCCGAACCCGAGCAGACCCCTGACGGCCCCGCCTACGAGGGCCGTCTCCTCGACCGGGCCGACGAGGAGGTCGTCGACCAGGGAGCCCCCTTCGACATCCGGACGCTCATCAGCCGTCGCGGTGTCCTGACCCTCGTCGGCGCCGGAGTCGGAGCCGTGACGCTCGCCGCCTGCTCCTCGACCGCGACGGGCAGCACGACGGCCGCGGCGACAGCGACCTCCTCGGCGACGCCGACGGCGACGGCGAGACCGAGCGCCACGGCCACCGCGACGACCGCCGCCGTGGACGTCCCCGCAGCCGAGATCCCCGACGAGACGGCCGGGCCCTACCCCGGAGACGGCTCCAACGGCGCCGACGTGCTGGAGCAGTCGGGCATCGTCCGCAGCGACATCCGGTCGAGCATCGACGGCGCCGCCACGGCCGAGGGCGTTCCGATCACGCTCGACCTCACGATCCTCGACATGGCGAACGGTGACGTGCCGTTCGAGAACGTCGCCGTCTACGTCTGGCACTGCGACTCCCAGGGCCGCTACTCGATGTACTCGTCCGGCATCGAGGACGTGACCTACCTGCGCGGCGTCCAGGTGGCGGGCTCCGACGGGGTCGTCTCCTTCACGTCGATCTACCCCGCGTGCTACTCGGGTCGCTGGCCGCACATACACTTCGAGGTCTACCCGGACGTCGACTCGATCAGCGACGCCTCCAACGCGATCGCGACCTCCCAAGTGGCGATGCCCGAGGACCCCTGCAGCGCGGTCTACGCCCTCTCCGCCTACAGCGGCTCGAGCAGCAACCTCGCGCAGGTGAGCCTCGACTCCGACAACGTCTTCGGCGACGACGGCGGCGCCCTCCAGATCGCCACCGTGACCGGCGACACGACAGCCGGCTACGCCGTGTCGCTCACCGTCCGCGTCGACACCTCGACGACCCCGACCGCTGGAGCCGCGCCGTCCGGCGGTGGTGGTGGCGGCGGCAACTGA
- a CDS encoding glucose-6-phosphate dehydrogenase encodes MNDQAGIPEAESLSPDARTIAILGAGGDLTERLLLPGLGHVVENARGLDLTLIGAARTPQSDDEWQALVRRSLEAAGISSHTVDSLTAGARFVATDASDPEQLKALLDACPSSPVLYVALPPSMGHTVAESLAAIDLPDDLVVAIEKPFGEDLDDARSLNEALADVIPEDRLWRIDHFLGNATALGMLGLRFGNRFLEATWNAEHVEKIEVLYDEELGIEGRATFYDQTGALRDMLQSHLLMVLALTTMERPDAITADEVHDRMAEVLGSVRLWRDDPRTARRARYTEGRVDGRLFPSYVDEPDVDADRGIETLAQILLQIDNPRWEGVPIVLRSGKAIGSPRREVAVHFRPSTPPTGLGGASADGGTVLRMSLKTGDVDLDLFVNGAQDVAELERVVLEARPGTADLDAYGQVLAGILDGDTLLSVRGDVAEQCWRIVTPVLTAWSEGDAPLEEYEAGGAGPADW; translated from the coding sequence ATGAACGACCAGGCCGGAATACCCGAGGCGGAGTCCCTCTCCCCGGACGCCCGCACGATCGCGATCCTCGGGGCCGGCGGCGACCTCACCGAACGCCTCCTCCTGCCCGGACTCGGCCACGTCGTCGAGAACGCGCGGGGTCTGGACCTCACACTCATCGGCGCCGCGCGCACACCCCAGAGCGACGACGAGTGGCAGGCCCTCGTCCGCCGCAGCCTCGAGGCCGCGGGCATCTCCTCGCACACCGTCGACTCGCTGACCGCCGGCGCGCGGTTCGTCGCGACCGACGCCTCCGATCCGGAGCAGCTGAAGGCGCTCCTCGACGCGTGCCCGTCCTCGCCTGTCCTCTACGTGGCGCTCCCACCGTCCATGGGGCACACCGTCGCCGAGTCGCTCGCCGCCATCGATCTGCCCGACGACCTCGTCGTCGCGATCGAGAAGCCCTTCGGTGAGGACCTCGACGACGCGCGTTCCCTCAACGAGGCGCTCGCCGACGTCATCCCCGAGGACCGCCTGTGGCGCATCGATCACTTCCTCGGCAACGCGACCGCGCTCGGAATGCTGGGGCTGCGGTTCGGGAACCGCTTCCTCGAGGCCACGTGGAACGCCGAGCACGTCGAGAAGATCGAGGTGCTCTACGACGAGGAGCTCGGCATCGAGGGCCGCGCCACGTTCTACGACCAGACCGGCGCTCTCCGCGACATGCTGCAGAGCCACCTCCTCATGGTCCTCGCGCTCACCACGATGGAACGCCCGGACGCCATCACGGCGGACGAGGTGCACGACCGCATGGCCGAGGTGCTCGGGTCCGTCCGCCTGTGGCGCGACGACCCGCGAACGGCACGGCGCGCTCGCTACACGGAGGGGCGCGTCGACGGGCGCCTCTTCCCCTCCTACGTCGACGAGCCCGACGTGGACGCCGATCGCGGCATCGAGACGCTCGCGCAGATCCTCCTGCAGATCGACAACCCCCGCTGGGAGGGCGTGCCCATCGTGCTGCGCTCCGGCAAGGCGATCGGATCCCCCCGCAGGGAGGTCGCCGTGCACTTCCGTCCATCGACCCCTCCGACGGGACTCGGCGGCGCGTCGGCCGACGGCGGGACGGTGCTCAGGATGTCGCTCAAGACCGGCGACGTCGACCTCGACCTGTTCGTCAACGGCGCGCAGGACGTCGCGGAACTCGAACGGGTGGTCCTCGAAGCGCGGCCCGGCACGGCCGACCTCGACGCCTACGGCCAGGTGCTCGCGGGAATCCTCGACGGGGACACCCTGCTCTCGGTCCGCGGCGACGTCGCCGAGCAGTGCTGGCGCATCGTCACGCCCGTCCTCACCGCCTGGAGCGAGGGCGACGCTCCGCTCGAGGAGTACGAGGCGGGCGGCGCCGGTCCTGCCGACTGGTGA
- the ppk2 gene encoding polyphosphate kinase 2: protein MGHKKKSKKQQNHIDKKAYEKELKRLQVELVSMQQWIGASGARVLVIFEGRDAAGKGGAIKRVMQYLNPRTARVVALPQPSEREKGQWYFQRYIERLPTKGEIVLMDRSWYNRAGVERVMGYCTDEEYERFLAQVPQVEKMLVDDGIILLKYWYSVSDTEQEKRFRSRLHDPMRRWKLSDTDLLSITKWEDYSRAKDAMFDVTDHEYAPWWSIDSDDKKAARINTINHLLSQIPYDRLDPDEVHFPERPAASDTERPPIEDHRFVPDHAATL, encoded by the coding sequence ATGGGCCATAAGAAGAAGTCGAAGAAGCAGCAGAACCACATCGACAAGAAGGCGTACGAGAAGGAACTGAAGCGTCTCCAGGTCGAACTCGTGAGCATGCAGCAGTGGATCGGCGCATCCGGGGCGCGCGTCCTCGTGATCTTCGAGGGCCGCGACGCCGCCGGGAAGGGCGGCGCCATCAAGCGCGTCATGCAGTACTTGAACCCGCGCACGGCCCGCGTCGTCGCGCTGCCGCAGCCGTCCGAGCGCGAGAAGGGTCAGTGGTACTTCCAGCGCTACATCGAACGTCTCCCGACGAAGGGCGAGATCGTGCTCATGGACCGCTCCTGGTACAACCGGGCCGGCGTCGAGCGCGTCATGGGCTACTGCACCGACGAGGAGTACGAGCGCTTCCTCGCGCAGGTGCCCCAGGTGGAGAAGATGCTCGTCGACGACGGCATCATCCTCCTCAAGTACTGGTACTCGGTCTCCGACACCGAGCAGGAGAAGCGGTTCCGTTCGCGGCTGCACGACCCGATGCGACGCTGGAAGCTCTCGGACACCGACCTGCTGTCCATCACGAAGTGGGAGGACTACTCGCGGGCGAAGGACGCCATGTTCGACGTGACCGACCACGAGTACGCACCCTGGTGGTCGATCGACAGCGACGACAAGAAAGCAGCTCGCATCAACACGATCAACCATCTGCTGAGCCAGATCCCGTACGACCGCCTCGACCCCGATGAGGTGCACTTCCCCGAGCGGCCGGCCGCGTCCGACACCGAACGCCCGCCGATCGAGGACCACCGGTTCGTGCCGGACCACGCGGCGACGCTCTAG